In Microbacterium pumilum, the following proteins share a genomic window:
- a CDS encoding MFS transporter, which yields MPQTTALPTVSPQRTPRGYVLTFSLSNFGLYLAVLAPAVGGLSVKIQSLVGLDAAPSQLGLVVGVASLFALIAQPIAGRLSDRTTSKFGMRRPWIIAGATATTIALVFCGLAPNVGLLLVWLCVAQTTVQFAFAAQGATLADQVPEERRGGVSGIVGAISPISLVVGAVLLTLLPTDLLRFAVPALIGMVLALIFAFTLKDRVRVNPPHHAVERQAGPFRVRVQPAHSP from the coding sequence ATGCCTCAGACCACTGCGCTGCCTACCGTAAGTCCGCAACGCACCCCGCGCGGATATGTCCTCACTTTCTCGCTCTCCAACTTCGGTCTCTATCTCGCCGTGCTCGCCCCGGCGGTCGGCGGGCTGTCCGTGAAGATCCAGAGTCTCGTTGGATTAGATGCCGCGCCCTCCCAACTCGGACTGGTCGTCGGGGTCGCTTCCCTCTTCGCGCTGATCGCCCAGCCCATCGCCGGACGACTTTCCGATCGGACGACATCCAAGTTCGGTATGCGACGCCCGTGGATCATCGCGGGTGCGACCGCCACGACCATCGCCCTTGTCTTCTGCGGGCTCGCCCCGAACGTCGGCTTGCTGCTGGTGTGGTTGTGTGTCGCGCAGACCACCGTGCAGTTTGCGTTCGCTGCCCAAGGTGCCACCCTCGCCGACCAAGTGCCCGAGGAGCGTCGCGGCGGTGTTTCGGGGATTGTCGGCGCGATCTCACCGATCTCGCTCGTGGTTGGCGCGGTGCTGCTCACTCTGCTGCCCACCGACCTGCTGCGGTTCGCAGTCCCCGCCCTCATCGGTATGGTCCTCGCCCTCATCTTCGCTTTCACTCTCAAAGACCGGGTGCGAGTGAACCCCCCCCACCACGCCGTGGAGCGTCAAGCAGGTCCTTTCCGCGTTCGTGTTCAACCCGCGCACTCACCGTGA
- a CDS encoding alpha/beta fold hydrolase has translation MTIRSRRRPAGSRTQIGRLIAISVLAAAVVGWLGYKVRASRMPWQTTPPLNDSAITSASIAHVEDLIVDAEPIHCAPWDIGTGVAGYVWRAESPRGVVLFQAGWGDYAERNVQDSAGLFTHLLANGFSVYAFDMWGSGRSPGPRTITGADHAIRDHLTARAAIAGSRDGGLPLYLAGHSFGGLVTISSALDNPEGIAGVILLAPGVKYVASEPLLAFARLAGFFAPTAKLAAVPAAAVADGTEGITRDRVALAKLENDPRIVTGARMNMLTAGTAGTRSARNWSRYQELTMPLLVIHGTADTSTDPDGSVELVAAASSADKQLILIPDARHDLLDDLDATEVRTDVLAWLTAHTS, from the coding sequence GTGACCATCCGCAGTCGGCGCCGGCCGGCGGGGTCGAGGACCCAGATCGGGCGCCTCATCGCGATATCTGTGCTCGCAGCTGCTGTCGTCGGGTGGCTGGGGTACAAGGTGCGGGCATCCCGGATGCCCTGGCAAACCACCCCGCCGCTCAACGACAGCGCGATCACGTCGGCTAGCATCGCTCACGTCGAGGACCTGATCGTCGATGCGGAACCGATTCATTGCGCCCCGTGGGATATCGGCACCGGGGTGGCCGGATACGTGTGGCGTGCAGAAAGTCCTCGCGGAGTCGTGCTCTTCCAGGCCGGGTGGGGGGATTACGCCGAGCGGAACGTTCAGGACTCCGCGGGACTGTTCACCCATCTGCTGGCGAATGGGTTCTCCGTGTACGCGTTCGACATGTGGGGCAGCGGGCGATCCCCGGGGCCTCGAACCATCACCGGCGCAGACCATGCCATCCGCGACCATCTGACCGCACGCGCGGCAATAGCCGGCAGCAGGGACGGCGGGCTGCCGCTCTACCTCGCCGGCCACTCTTTCGGCGGCCTGGTCACCATCTCCAGTGCACTTGACAACCCCGAGGGGATAGCCGGTGTCATCCTCCTCGCTCCGGGCGTGAAATACGTAGCGAGCGAACCCTTGCTCGCGTTCGCCCGGCTCGCCGGGTTCTTTGCACCCACCGCCAAACTGGCCGCCGTCCCAGCCGCCGCCGTCGCCGACGGAACTGAGGGGATCACCCGCGATCGTGTCGCGCTGGCAAAACTCGAGAACGACCCTCGAATCGTGACAGGAGCGCGGATGAACATGCTAACCGCGGGTACCGCCGGAACGCGGTCCGCACGCAACTGGTCGCGTTACCAGGAGCTCACCATGCCACTGCTGGTCATTCACGGCACCGCGGACACGTCCACCGACCCGGACGGCAGCGTCGAGCTCGTCGCCGCTGCGTCATCCGCGGATAAGCAGCTCATCCTGATCCCCGACGCCCGCCACGACCTCCTCGACGATCTCGACGCGACAGAGGTTCGCACCGACGTCCTCGCTTGGCTCACCGCCCACACCAGCTGA
- a CDS encoding helix-turn-helix domain-containing protein, translating into MTSPNRREPELWTIGGRAADEWLAEHRRDLVMASLRQLKPERDQAAELRWIVDYNIGLYIQMLGTPDLTLNEEAAGDLVASAARRASEGAPIEEVMRNYVDVAAVIWRTIVNRLAPDEATRSIEITAGVFRYLREVSTLVLRGFHHEAARVTIGERDAKYAVYSALLNGTEPETVANRAGIPLATRYLILSLHLEQPTDPEPAPPGRAAQLDQHRRSNTVNRVLDEFTTGDNLALIRDPGGTALVPLPVIAPSDEVESVRLLITELEGALAAPVYAACAIATCNDVPAAAVLTEEVLELVKSTGQAAGAWFLDDIPVLYQLTRPGPARDLLSRRLQPLDDHPDWERTLRTYVTTGFDRRGTARALHVHPNTVDYRLSRVAEECALDASDPSARPAAFAALAIRDVEANKAHPR; encoded by the coding sequence GTGACATCTCCGAACCGCAGGGAGCCCGAGCTCTGGACGATTGGCGGCCGCGCCGCTGACGAGTGGCTGGCCGAGCATCGCCGAGATCTCGTGATGGCGAGCCTGAGGCAACTCAAACCCGAGCGTGATCAGGCCGCCGAACTTCGCTGGATCGTCGACTACAACATTGGTCTCTACATCCAAATGCTCGGAACTCCCGACCTCACACTCAATGAGGAAGCCGCCGGCGATCTCGTCGCATCCGCTGCTCGACGCGCAAGCGAAGGTGCACCCATCGAAGAGGTGATGCGGAACTACGTCGACGTCGCCGCCGTGATCTGGCGGACCATCGTGAACCGACTAGCACCTGACGAAGCCACCCGCAGCATCGAAATCACCGCCGGAGTCTTCCGCTACCTGCGCGAAGTGTCCACCCTCGTCTTGAGAGGCTTCCACCACGAAGCCGCACGCGTAACGATTGGCGAACGCGATGCCAAATACGCCGTCTACTCCGCACTGCTGAACGGCACCGAACCCGAGACCGTCGCTAATCGAGCGGGCATACCCCTCGCGACTCGCTACCTCATCCTCAGCCTGCACCTCGAACAGCCCACCGATCCCGAACCAGCGCCACCTGGGCGAGCAGCACAACTTGACCAGCACCGTCGTTCCAACACCGTCAACCGCGTCCTTGACGAATTTACTACGGGCGACAACCTCGCCCTTATCCGCGACCCGGGCGGCACCGCCCTTGTGCCGCTCCCCGTCATTGCGCCTTCCGATGAGGTCGAGTCAGTCCGTCTACTTATCACTGAGCTCGAAGGTGCTCTAGCCGCGCCGGTATACGCCGCCTGCGCGATCGCCACATGCAACGACGTTCCTGCGGCGGCAGTTCTCACCGAAGAAGTCCTCGAACTCGTCAAGTCAACGGGGCAGGCAGCCGGCGCATGGTTCCTCGATGACATTCCAGTGCTCTACCAACTCACGCGTCCCGGCCCCGCCCGCGATCTACTCTCCCGCCGACTTCAACCCCTCGATGACCACCCCGACTGGGAACGCACGCTGCGCACATACGTGACTACCGGCTTTGACCGACGCGGCACCGCCCGCGCTCTTCACGTGCACCCCAATACCGTTGACTACAGGCTCTCCCGAGTAGCGGAAGAATGCGCGCTTGACGCAAGTGACCCCTCAGCTCGTCCAGCCGCGTTCGCGGCCCTCGCCATTCGAGACGTCGAGGCGAACAAGGCTCACCCACGTTGA
- a CDS encoding amidase family protein, whose protein sequence is MKDNFDIKGQVTCAGSLALAHNVATSDSAVVDNLQAVGVVIIAKATMVEFAFRDGGSSWGYSSLGGQPLNPYDSSYETSGSSAGSGIAAAAALAAITFGGDTGGSVIPLLRGCRWSAIVPAPA, encoded by the coding sequence GTGAAGGACAACTTCGACATCAAGGGTCAAGTGACCTGTGCTGGCTCACTCGCCCTTGCTCACAACGTCGCGACCAGCGACTCCGCCGTCGTGGACAATCTCCAGGCGGTCGGCGTTGTCATCATCGCGAAGGCCACGATGGTCGAGTTTGCGTTCCGGGACGGCGGTAGCAGCTGGGGATACAGCTCTCTCGGCGGACAACCCCTGAACCCGTACGACTCGAGCTACGAAACCAGTGGCTCCAGCGCCGGCTCAGGTATTGCCGCCGCGGCTGCGCTCGCGGCGATCACCTTCGGCGGTGACACAGGCGGATCGGTGATACCCCTTCTGCGCGGATGTCGCTGGTCAGCTATCGTCCCAGCACCGGCCTGA
- a CDS encoding long-chain fatty acid--CoA ligase: protein MHHPGLGSWMRKRRLKTPDKTALIYDDGSTVTYKQLADLADRVSGLLSSRGIRRGDSVAYIGENSPEFLAALFGCAQVGAVFVPVNTRLAPPEILHILADCRARMLIRDREFSERTAPLVSAVGIAHVVEAGDLRGDSPDGVQLTAIDALPDDPAAVIYTSGTTGRAKGAVLTHQNLTWVALNSLIDYDIVSTDVALMISPLFHVASLGMGALPVILKGGTIVLEKGFEPGRALRLIADHGVTMLSGVPTTYQLMADHPDWAKTDLSTLSKLTCGGSAVPTRILNAYEERGLHFSQGYGMTETSPGATSLSPSMTRSKQGSVGLPHFFTDVRIAHEGGPDVSPDAVGEIEIAGPNVFPGYLHLPEATDAAFTGDGWFRSGDLGRLDADGYLYISDRLKDMIISGGENIYPAEVENLIAQIPGVTGVAVIGVADDKWGEVPWAVVTLNRPTSTVVSTESVRAQLDGDVARYKLPRHVVIVDELPRTASGKVRKADLKALLAGKQP from the coding sequence ATGCACCACCCCGGACTCGGCTCTTGGATGCGTAAGAGACGCCTTAAGACGCCCGACAAGACCGCGCTCATCTACGACGACGGTTCGACGGTGACGTATAAGCAGCTCGCTGATCTCGCAGACCGAGTGTCGGGACTGCTGTCATCGCGCGGCATCCGCAGAGGCGACAGCGTCGCCTACATCGGCGAGAACAGCCCCGAATTCCTCGCCGCTCTCTTCGGCTGCGCCCAGGTGGGGGCGGTCTTCGTCCCCGTCAACACCCGCCTGGCGCCACCCGAGATCCTCCATATCCTCGCGGATTGCCGCGCACGGATGCTGATCCGCGACCGCGAGTTCTCCGAGCGGACCGCCCCGCTCGTGTCCGCGGTAGGAATCGCCCACGTCGTGGAAGCGGGCGATCTGCGGGGGGACTCACCCGACGGGGTACAGCTCACGGCCATCGACGCGTTGCCGGATGATCCCGCCGCGGTCATCTACACCTCGGGAACCACTGGCCGCGCAAAGGGGGCGGTGCTGACGCATCAGAACCTGACCTGGGTGGCGCTGAACTCGCTCATCGACTACGACATCGTGTCGACCGATGTCGCGCTGATGATCTCGCCGCTGTTCCATGTCGCGTCTCTGGGCATGGGCGCGCTGCCCGTGATCCTGAAGGGAGGAACGATCGTGCTTGAGAAGGGCTTCGAGCCCGGGCGAGCGCTTCGCCTCATCGCGGATCACGGCGTCACGATGCTGAGCGGAGTCCCCACCACCTATCAGCTCATGGCTGACCACCCCGACTGGGCCAAGACAGATCTGTCCACCCTCAGCAAGCTCACCTGCGGTGGTTCGGCAGTTCCCACCCGCATCCTCAACGCGTATGAGGAGCGGGGGCTGCACTTCTCGCAGGGGTACGGGATGACGGAGACATCGCCCGGTGCGACATCCCTCTCGCCGTCGATGACGCGTTCGAAGCAGGGCAGCGTCGGTCTGCCGCACTTCTTCACGGACGTGCGTATCGCGCACGAGGGCGGGCCAGATGTCAGCCCGGACGCGGTCGGTGAGATCGAGATCGCGGGGCCCAACGTCTTCCCCGGTTACCTGCACTTGCCCGAGGCGACGGATGCCGCGTTCACAGGGGATGGCTGGTTCCGCTCTGGCGACCTCGGCCGCCTCGATGCCGACGGCTACCTCTACATCTCCGACCGACTCAAAGACATGATCATCTCCGGCGGAGAGAACATCTACCCCGCCGAAGTCGAGAATCTCATCGCCCAGATACCGGGCGTAACGGGGGTAGCGGTCATCGGAGTGGCTGACGACAAGTGGGGAGAGGTGCCCTGGGCTGTTGTCACATTGAACCGTCCGACATCGACCGTCGTCTCCACCGAATCCGTACGTGCGCAGCTCGATGGCGATGTCGCCCGATACAAACTGCCGCGGCACGTAGTCATCGTCGACGAGCTGCCTCGTACGGCCTCTGGGAAGGTCCGCAAAGCCGATCTGAAGGCGCTGCTCGCGGGGAAGCAGCCGTGA
- a CDS encoding MaoC family dehydratase, which yields MTTTYPYADAAGLAGTDLGFTDWIDVTQDRVNLFADATDDHQWIHVDPERAASGPFGGPIAHGFLSLSLTVKFWSELFDLDGVTTKVNYGLEKVRFVSPVTVGARIRGGAVIAEVTEVPGGYQFAVDQTIQIEGGTKPAVVARGLYRFYA from the coding sequence ATGACCACCACATATCCGTACGCTGACGCCGCAGGCCTCGCCGGCACCGACCTCGGCTTCACCGACTGGATCGACGTCACCCAAGATCGCGTGAACCTGTTCGCCGACGCCACCGACGACCACCAGTGGATCCACGTCGACCCCGAGCGCGCGGCATCCGGACCCTTCGGCGGCCCCATCGCGCACGGGTTCCTGTCGCTGTCGCTCACCGTGAAGTTCTGGTCGGAGCTGTTCGACCTCGACGGCGTCACCACCAAGGTCAACTACGGCCTCGAAAAGGTGCGCTTCGTCTCGCCCGTCACAGTCGGCGCCCGCATCCGCGGCGGCGCCGTCATCGCCGAAGTCACCGAAGTGCCCGGCGGATACCAGTTCGCGGTCGACCAAACCATCCAGATCGAAGGCGGCACCAAGCCTGCGGTTGTCGCCCGCGGGCTGTACCGCTTCTACGCGTAG
- a CDS encoding amidohydrolase family protein, which translates to MTHYEPAIDVDALTAIDVHVHIEIDAHGHSSLPADLEAAASKYFKADGPRPDLDSVAAYYRERRMAAVVFTVDAETQLGQPPISSADIADGAARNSDVLIPFGSVDPRRPDAVDRVRRLAEDHGVRGFKFHPTVQGFDPSDVRFYPIYETIQNAGIPALFHTGQTGIGAGLPGGRGLRLALSNPMRLDPVAADFPELQIIMAHPSVPWQDEALSVATHKHNTWIDLSGWSPKYFPESLVRAANSYLNDRVLFGSDFPLLTPDRWLRDVEQTAIKPDVLPAILRDNAARLLGL; encoded by the coding sequence ATGACGCACTACGAACCCGCGATCGACGTCGATGCGCTCACGGCGATCGACGTGCACGTGCACATCGAGATCGACGCGCACGGCCACTCGTCGCTGCCGGCCGACCTGGAGGCGGCTGCATCGAAGTACTTCAAGGCCGACGGCCCCCGGCCCGACCTCGACAGCGTGGCCGCGTACTACCGTGAGCGCCGCATGGCGGCGGTGGTATTCACCGTCGACGCTGAGACGCAGCTCGGCCAGCCGCCGATATCGAGCGCTGACATCGCAGACGGTGCCGCCCGTAACAGCGACGTGCTCATCCCGTTCGGCTCGGTCGACCCGCGCCGCCCCGACGCTGTCGACCGGGTGCGGCGGCTGGCCGAGGACCACGGTGTGCGGGGTTTCAAGTTCCACCCCACCGTGCAGGGGTTCGACCCCAGTGACGTCCGGTTCTACCCGATCTACGAGACGATCCAGAATGCCGGCATCCCCGCGCTCTTCCACACCGGCCAGACCGGTATCGGCGCGGGCCTTCCCGGCGGACGCGGGCTGCGGCTCGCCCTGTCGAACCCGATGCGGCTCGACCCCGTCGCAGCGGACTTCCCCGAGCTGCAGATCATCATGGCCCACCCGTCGGTGCCGTGGCAGGACGAGGCCCTCTCGGTCGCCACCCACAAGCACAACACCTGGATCGACCTGTCCGGCTGGAGCCCGAAATACTTCCCCGAGTCGCTCGTCCGCGCCGCGAACTCCTACCTCAACGACCGGGTCCTGTTCGGCTCGGACTTCCCCCTCCTCACGCCCGACCGCTGGCTGCGCGACGTCGAGCAGACCGCGATCAAACCCGACGTGCTGCCCGCGATCCTCCGCGACAACGCCGCCCGACTGCTCGGCCTCTGA
- a CDS encoding SDR family NAD(P)-dependent oxidoreductase has translation MSLDGKVAIVTGSGRGLGLAYSQELARRGASVVVNDVDEQTAADAVASIEAAGGKAVAVVAPVGPTETARKLVAAAVESFGRLDILVTNAGVLRDTVLWKMSDDDFDTVVNVHLRGTFTCVREAVTYMREHEVAGRIVCIGSPTGQRGNFGQTNYAAAKAGIVGMVRTWALELKRAGITVNAVIPVAATAMTATVPYFAAAVEADAAGEAMPAFFRHDLGFGTSDDVAGLIAYLASDAAAGVTGQAIGIGGDRLQVWSHPEAVATAYRDGGWSYDALDADFTAEFGGQLQTVGETFPPLPDGLQR, from the coding sequence ATGTCTTTGGACGGCAAGGTAGCGATTGTCACCGGATCCGGGCGCGGTCTGGGTCTCGCGTACTCGCAGGAGCTCGCCCGGCGCGGGGCATCCGTCGTCGTGAATGATGTCGACGAGCAGACCGCAGCTGACGCGGTCGCGTCGATCGAGGCCGCGGGCGGCAAGGCTGTCGCGGTCGTCGCTCCGGTGGGTCCGACCGAGACTGCGAGGAAGCTCGTCGCTGCGGCGGTGGAGAGCTTCGGGCGACTCGACATCCTGGTTACGAATGCCGGTGTGCTGCGCGACACGGTGCTGTGGAAGATGAGCGACGACGACTTCGACACCGTGGTGAACGTGCACCTGCGCGGGACGTTCACGTGCGTCCGTGAGGCTGTGACGTATATGCGCGAGCACGAGGTCGCCGGTCGCATCGTCTGCATCGGGTCGCCGACGGGTCAGCGCGGCAACTTCGGTCAGACGAACTACGCCGCGGCCAAGGCTGGCATCGTCGGCATGGTGCGCACGTGGGCGCTCGAGCTGAAGCGCGCAGGTATCACGGTGAACGCGGTCATTCCGGTCGCGGCCACGGCGATGACGGCGACGGTGCCGTACTTCGCGGCAGCGGTCGAAGCCGACGCGGCAGGGGAGGCGATGCCGGCGTTCTTCCGCCACGACCTCGGCTTCGGTACGTCGGACGATGTCGCGGGGCTTATCGCGTACCTCGCGTCGGATGCCGCGGCCGGCGTCACCGGTCAGGCGATCGGCATCGGTGGGGACCGGCTGCAGGTCTGGTCGCATCCTGAGGCGGTGGCGACGGCATATCGGGACGGCGGCTGGTCGTACGACGCTCTCGACGCCGACTTCACCGCCGAGTTCGGTGGGCAGCTGCAGACGGTGGGCGAGACGTTCCCACCGCTGCCTGACGGGCTGCAGAGGTGA
- a CDS encoding MarR family winged helix-turn-helix transcriptional regulator translates to MASGMETMDDASLSADERMRNSPLAEDLSFLLARANALALAAGNLALAGHGLRVRSYSVLALVVDEIRPSQRDLAAFLRLDPSQVVALVDDLQERGLVRREANPADRRTNVVVATTEGRELFGAAQRDTRAAERELHAHVAPAQRAALSELLELIAFPT, encoded by the coding sequence ATGGCAAGCGGGATGGAAACCATGGATGACGCATCGCTCTCGGCCGACGAACGCATGCGCAACTCCCCCCTGGCGGAAGACCTGAGCTTTCTTCTCGCCAGGGCCAACGCGCTCGCGCTTGCCGCTGGCAATCTCGCCCTCGCCGGGCACGGCCTGCGGGTGAGGTCTTACTCCGTCCTTGCGCTCGTAGTCGACGAGATTCGCCCATCTCAGCGGGATCTTGCCGCATTCCTCCGCCTGGATCCCAGTCAGGTTGTTGCCCTCGTCGACGATCTCCAAGAGCGAGGCCTCGTTCGTCGTGAGGCAAACCCCGCGGATCGTCGGACCAACGTCGTGGTCGCCACGACCGAAGGCCGAGAGCTGTTCGGCGCGGCTCAACGGGACACTCGCGCGGCCGAACGCGAACTGCATGCCCACGTTGCCCCGGCACAGCGCGCGGCCCTCAGTGAACTGCTTGAACTGATCGCCTTTCCTACGTGA
- a CDS encoding serine hydrolase domain-containing protein: MAASATAGVSEGFGAVAAAFHRNFVEPGEDAAAVAVFHRGVRVVDLWDGTDVVNGRPMPEDGLMMVASASKGITATVLAALVDRGAIDPIAPVASYWPEFAAGGKEHITVAMLASHTAGLPYPPLGTGLQGLDLHRGEAVTAALAGAEPLWEPGTAMAYHPVTYGTLLDEVVRRATGSSIATHVRALIAEPLNIDMWIGLPDALHGRVVPGRWEGISPMVPVEDPAEPGSYAAQRQAFMRENPPMDPDFSDADEVRAHYSAERPGIGAITDARALASMYAALLGPVDGVRLVSDETMRLATEPRTDDVETLIESGTAGPDIRFGLGYQLTSPSMPGFGPASFGHTGAGGRLGIADAEYEIGFGYICSRMRNIGPHGDMRWKTLIDAVRDCL, from the coding sequence ATGGCCGCTAGTGCGACGGCGGGTGTGTCGGAAGGATTCGGGGCCGTCGCAGCGGCTTTCCACCGCAACTTCGTGGAGCCTGGGGAAGACGCGGCAGCCGTTGCGGTTTTCCACCGCGGTGTCAGGGTCGTCGACCTGTGGGACGGGACAGACGTCGTCAACGGTCGCCCCATGCCGGAAGACGGCCTGATGATGGTCGCGTCGGCCAGCAAGGGAATCACCGCCACGGTCCTGGCTGCGCTGGTGGATCGGGGCGCCATTGACCCGATTGCTCCCGTGGCGAGCTACTGGCCGGAATTTGCAGCCGGCGGCAAAGAACACATCACCGTCGCGATGCTCGCGTCGCACACCGCCGGACTGCCATATCCGCCCTTGGGGACGGGCCTCCAAGGACTTGACCTGCATCGCGGGGAAGCGGTTACGGCCGCACTTGCGGGCGCCGAGCCGCTGTGGGAACCAGGAACCGCTATGGCCTACCACCCCGTCACCTACGGAACGTTGCTCGACGAAGTGGTGCGCCGAGCGACCGGTTCATCAATCGCAACGCACGTTCGCGCCCTGATCGCCGAACCACTGAACATCGACATGTGGATCGGCCTTCCGGATGCGCTTCATGGGAGGGTGGTCCCCGGTCGCTGGGAAGGCATCAGCCCGATGGTCCCGGTCGAGGATCCGGCTGAGCCTGGATCGTACGCCGCGCAACGGCAGGCGTTCATGCGCGAGAACCCACCCATGGATCCGGACTTCTCTGATGCCGACGAGGTTCGTGCTCACTACAGCGCCGAACGCCCTGGCATCGGAGCGATCACCGACGCTCGCGCGCTCGCGTCGATGTATGCCGCATTGCTCGGCCCCGTCGATGGCGTTCGACTGGTCAGTGACGAGACGATGCGACTGGCAACCGAGCCGCGCACTGACGATGTCGAGACACTCATCGAGAGTGGTACTGCGGGGCCCGATATCCGGTTCGGGCTCGGCTACCAGCTCACGTCACCCAGCATGCCTGGCTTCGGACCCGCATCCTTCGGACACACCGGTGCGGGCGGCCGCCTGGGCATCGCGGACGCCGAGTACGAGATCGGTTTCGGCTACATCTGCAGCCGAATGCGCAATATCGGACCCCACGGAGACATGCGGTGGAAGACGCTCATCGACGCGGTGCGGGACTGTCTTTAG
- a CDS encoding alpha/beta hydrolase, translated as MDVVDRRATSVAILDAILPAKAESETVTWQDHHAGEGDETVLVRVYRPRTADDPRPALYLIHGGGMWAGTIDFEHPTALRLAETLGCIVACVEYRLAPEHPFPAPVDDCVNGFSWLTTNTDTLGIDPNRVVIFGASAGGGLALGTTLRVRDSGGILPSFVLAIAPMIDDRTATPSNGEFDELGALLWDGSKNREGWSWYLSGGSADQYAAPARATDLAGFPPVFIDVGELDPFRDEDIAFALRLLQAGVATELHVYPGLAHGVEGMAPESALSKLIESTRLEALRRALKVLG; from the coding sequence ATGGATGTGGTCGATCGTCGAGCCACTTCGGTGGCCATTCTCGATGCAATTCTCCCCGCGAAGGCGGAGTCTGAAACGGTCACGTGGCAGGATCACCATGCCGGTGAGGGAGACGAGACGGTGCTGGTTCGGGTTTACCGCCCACGGACAGCAGATGACCCGAGGCCCGCCCTTTACCTCATTCACGGCGGGGGAATGTGGGCCGGGACCATCGATTTCGAACACCCCACCGCGCTGCGCCTCGCCGAGACCCTGGGGTGCATCGTGGCGTGCGTCGAGTACCGACTCGCGCCCGAGCACCCATTCCCGGCTCCTGTGGACGATTGCGTGAACGGCTTCTCATGGTTGACCACCAACACGGACACGCTGGGCATCGATCCGAATCGAGTGGTGATCTTCGGCGCCAGCGCCGGTGGTGGACTCGCGCTGGGCACCACTCTGCGCGTCCGCGATTCAGGCGGCATCTTGCCCAGCTTCGTCCTGGCCATAGCGCCAATGATCGACGACCGGACCGCCACTCCATCCAACGGCGAGTTCGACGAGCTGGGCGCACTCCTTTGGGACGGGTCGAAGAACCGAGAAGGATGGTCGTGGTACCTCAGCGGGGGATCGGCCGATCAATATGCGGCGCCTGCTAGGGCGACCGACCTGGCTGGATTTCCGCCAGTCTTCATCGACGTGGGTGAACTCGATCCATTCCGAGACGAGGACATCGCATTCGCCCTTCGCCTCCTACAAGCGGGAGTGGCGACCGAACTGCACGTGTACCCCGGACTTGCGCACGGCGTCGAGGGGATGGCCCCTGAAAGCGCGTTGAGCAAGTTGATCGAATCGACCCGACTTGAGGCGTTGCGCCGAGCTCTGAAGGTCCTCGGATGA